The bacterium genome segment TGCGCCAGTTCCTGAAGGACGTGGTCTGGGAGGACCTCGACTACCTGGTGGTCGACATGCCGCCGGGCACCGGCGACGCGCAGCTCACCCTGGTCCAGCAGGTGCCCGTCGACGGCGTGGTGATGGTGACCACGCCGCAGGAGCTCGCGCTGGCGGACGTGCGCCGCGGCATCCAGATGTTCGGCCAGGTGGGGGCGCCGGTCCTGGGTGTGGTGGAGAACATGAGCTACTTCCACTGTCCGGACAACGGCAAGCACTACCACATCTTCGGCAAGGGCGGCGGCCGCGCCGTGGCCGACGAGTTCGGCGTGCCCCTGCTCGCGGAGCTGCCGCTGGACCCGGCGACGCGCGAGGGCGGGGATTCGGGGGCGCCGGTGGTGGAGGCGGGGGACAGCCCGACACGCTCGGCGTTCCTGGAGCTGGCCCGCAAGGTTTCGGAACGCCTCGTGCTGTGATTCGTCTTGTGAAACACTGACCTCGAGACCCTGTCGCCGGGGGCGCGCGCCGGGCACTTCCTGTGCCCGGCTTGCTCGGCGTTCAGGTCGCTTCGCCCTCCTGGCGAAGCGGCCTGAACGACGCCCCGGCGACAGCGTCTCGGTGTCAGTGTTTCACGCGAACGCACTCGGCGTGGGGACAGACGGCGGATGGGGGTGGGAATTTGTGCTTCCTTGCGGCAGACAATCGTGAATAATCTCCGGGGGATCGGTGATATGGGGCGCGGACGGCGGGAGGTCGCGGTGGCGGGACGGGGCAGGTGGTGGACGGGGGACGGGGTCGTGTTCGCGGCGCTGCTGCTGGCGGCGTTGGCGGCGCAGTTGTCGGTGGCGATCGGGCAGCTCGCCCTGGGCCTGGCCCTGCTGGCGGCGCTCGTGCGCGTGGCGTCGCGTCGCGACCGGCCGGCGCGCACCGGGCTCGAACTGCCGTTCCTGCTGCTGCTGTTCTGGGCGCTGGCGATGATCCCGGTGTCGGAGGTGCCCCACGAAGGCCTGCGCAACGCGCGCCGCTTCTTCCTCTTCGTGCCGCTGTGGCTGGGGGCGGGTTACGTCGTCGGCGAGCGGCGGCGCTGGGCGGTGCTGGCGGCGGTGGCGCTGGGCGCGACGATCAACGCCGTCTACAGCGTCTTGGTCGAGTCGGTGATTCCCGGCGATTACGCGCACCGCATCGGCATGATCCAGCACAGCGTCATCACCTCGAGCTGGCTCGTGATGTCGGCCTCCCTGCTGGCGGGCGCCGTCGTGCTGCTGGGCCCCGGCGGGCGCCTGCGCCTGGCGGCCGCGCTGGTCCTGGCGCCGCTGCTCGTCGCCGTCGCGTTGACCCAGTCGCGAAGCGCGTGGCTGGGCACCGCCGCGGGCTTCGCGCTGATGACCGCGTGCGCGCGACCGCGGCTGATCTTGCCCCTGATCCTGGTGGCGGCGGCGGGCTTCGCCCTGTCCCCGGCGCACCTGCGCGACCGGTTGCAGTCGGTGACCGACCCCGCCCACGCCACCAACGCGCAGCGCCTGGCCTTGTGGCGGGCGGGCCTGGTCCTCGTGCGCGAACACCCGATCACCGGCGTCGGCGACCGCAACCTCGCGCCGCTCACGCCCGCGCTGGTGGTGGTGCCGGGTGCCGCCCCGACCGCCCACGTGCGCCACCTCCACCAGAACTTCCTGATGCTTGCGGCGATCTGGGGCGTGCCCGGCCTCGTGTTCGGGACGTGGTTCCTGCTGGGGATGGGCTGGCGGTTGGGCCGTCGCTGGCGGGAGTTGCGCGTCGCGGGCGTGCGGGCGCCGCCGGCGCGCCTGATCTGGG includes the following:
- a CDS encoding O-antigen ligase family protein, whose product is MFAALLLAALAAQLSVAIGQLALGLALLAALVRVASRRDRPARTGLELPFLLLLFWALAMIPVSEVPHEGLRNARRFFLFVPLWLGAGYVVGERRRWAVLAAVALGATINAVYSVLVESVIPGDYAHRIGMIQHSVITSSWLVMSASLLAGAVVLLGPGGRLRLAAALVLAPLLVAVALTQSRSAWLGTAAGFALMTACARPRLILPLILVAAAGFALSPAHLRDRLQSVTDPAHATNAQRLALWRAGLVLVREHPITGVGDRNLAPLTPALVVVPGAAPTAHVRHLHQNFLMLAAIWGVPGLVFGTWFLLGMGWRLGRRWRELRVAGVRAPPARLIWALGGLGVWVGVVVTGFFDWSFGDPELGLVYLLAVGVALAPGTARDPLARDAAGSGTVQA